From Anopheles coluzzii chromosome 3, AcolN3, whole genome shotgun sequence, the proteins below share one genomic window:
- the LOC120959036 gene encoding protein-serine O-palmitoleoyltransferase porcupine produces the protein MDYYYDDYYDEYYDHPDQAAARLFHRDLSIEETIKNCVHPSLRFATQYITNFIAINLLFSVLVLIVRKVFPTAQRSLHLLSCGCGAALVYRVIDHGFYHFLQLAVSLYAVQWTLHRWLTGTGRYIKTPFIVIAYGIGNLLVSELLEPSPETWNRIRGTQMILLMKALSLAFDTDDNHSLRSQLTVLSYSGYILCPANIVLGPWISFNDYLTIWKPPAGIEPKQCRSPSGRRMLIHVFRIVTSALMAVGFLLTSNCMIDYLLAPINSWKWVRAYGRALSFRTSHYFIGYLSQCSMMAAAADWHRAEDERSIMLPVSSLYRITSPMAVEFPRSLVQVVTAWNIPMHLWLKRYIFRTTKRPFGTGTAIALTYIISSLLHGLHYRLWITLLTIGSWTFVEHEVRKKLATIYSACVLVGKCPSSCTVHQHKSNSVFCTVINMLFFALNIFNLIYLGCIFESSEGPPDEVQQDKSMFGPWTELNYASHWLLVFAYLFYFVI, from the coding sequence ATGGATTACTACTACGATGATTATTATGATGAGTATTACGACCATCCGGATCAGGCTGCGGCACGATTATTCCATCGCGACCTGAGTATCGAAGAAACGATCAAGAATTGCGTGCATCCATCGCTTAGATTTGCCACACAGTACATCACCAATTTCATCGCCATTAACTTGCTGTTCAGTGTGCTAGTCCTGATCGTGCGGAAAGTATTTCCAACCGCTCAACGTTCGCTGCACTTACTAAGCTGTGGCTGCGGTGCCGCTCTGGTGTACCGTGTGATTGACCATGGTTTCTACCACTTCCTACAGCTGGCTGTCTCGCTGTACGCGGTGCAATGGACGCTTCATCGATGGTTAACCGGCACGGGTCGCTATATCAAAACACCATTCATCGTTATAGCGTACGGCATTGGTAATCTGCTCGTCAGTGAACTGCTGGAACCATCGCCAGAAACGTGGAACCGCATTCGCGGAACACAGATGATCCTACTGATGAAGGCACTGTCCTTAGCCTTCGATACGGACGACAACCATTCTCTGCGCAGTCAGCTGACCGTGCTGTCTTACTCCGGCTACATACTGTGCCCAGCTAACATCGTCCTTGGACCGTGGATCTCGTTTAACGATTACTTAACCATCTGGAAACCACCGGCTGGAATTGAGCCGAAGCAATGCCGATCACCATCCGGTCGCCGAATGCTAATACACGTCTTCCGGATCGTAACCAGCGCACTGATGGCAGTCGGGTTTTTGCTTACCTCCAactgcatgatcgattaccTGCTTGCTCCAATCAACAGCTGGAAGTGGGTCCGAGCGTACGGCCGGGCCCTTTCCTTCCGTACCAGTCACTACTTCATCGGTTACCTCTCGCAGTGCTCCATGATGGCTGCTGCCGCCGATTGGCACAGAGCGGAAGATGAAAGATCGATAATGCTGCCAGTGAGCTCGCTGTACCGCATAACTTCCCCCATGGCGGTTGAGTTTCCCCGTTCGCTGGTACAGGTGGTAACGGCATGGAACATTCCGATGCATCTTTGGCTGAAGCGCTACATCTTCCGCACGACGAAGCGTCCATTCGGTACCGGTACTGCGATAGCGCTCACGTACATCATATCTTCGCTGCTGCACGGTTTGCACTACCGGCTCTGGATAACGCTGCTAACCATCGGCTCGTGGACGTTTGTGGAACACGAGGTACGGAAAAAGCTCGCCACCATCTATTCGGCGTGCGTTCTCGTTGGCAAGTGCCCCAGTTCGTGCACGGTACACCAGCACAAAAGCAACAGCGTGTTCTGCACCGTGATTAACATGCTCTTTTTCGCGCTAAACATCTTCAATCTCATTTATCTGGGATGTATTTTCGAATCCAGCGAAGGACCCCCGGATGAAGTGCAGCAGGATAAATCGATGTTTGGCCCTTGGACGGAGCTCAACTATGCTTCCCATTGGTTATTAGTCTTCGCTTACCTGTTCTATTTCGTTATCTGA